The Corvus hawaiiensis isolate bCorHaw1 chromosome 32, bCorHaw1.pri.cur, whole genome shotgun sequence genome has a segment encoding these proteins:
- the IER2 gene encoding immediate early response gene 2 protein, translating to MEEAQRLLTVSVWKLYRCRLRRGGLRLHRSLQLSLLVRAARHRYLSARAAAETLPGPALPGDAACRATSDRGDLPRDPAGDPRNAWCPNRPSGDHPNRQTGDPGTDQKRGDPSENPTGDPRNAWCPNRPSADLPNRPTPRTEPRTDQKWGNPLRDWTGDPPNLPTGAPRSEWDRGCPPSRPTEDPPERPTRGQPGHTDRGPREPGRRPRDRCPRPSPVRRSPPGRAEAAQQRFCGAGAGAGTEQTGRGWRRRRRRCPRGRRGAARGRPQPPLASWSAPSGRAEPSGDPPRTRGTGSGTPRDTRNWNGDSPNWCGAPPMELNGHTRTLGAPGGALSPSPVTTALGGAPGWPCPPDPP from the coding sequence ATGGAGGAGGCGCAGCGGCTGCTGACGGTGTCGGTGTGGAAGCTGTACCGGTGCCGGTTGCGGCGGGGCGGCCTCCGCCTGCACCGGAGCCTGCAGCTCTCGCTGCTCGTCCGCGCCGCCCGCCACCGCTACCTGagcgcccgcgccgccgccgagACCCTCCCGgggccggcgctgcccggggACGCGGCGTGCAGAGCGACCTCCGACCGGGGGGACCTCCCGCGGGACCCGGCTGGGGACCCCCGCAACGCCTGGTGCCCGAACCGACCGAGCGGAGACCACCCGAACCGACAGACCGGGGACCCCGGGACCGACCAGAAACGGGGGGACCCCTCAGAGAATCCGACCGGAGACCCCCGCAACGCCTGGTGCCCGAACCGACCGAGCGCGGACCTCCCGAACCGACCGACCCCCCGAACCGAACCTCGGACCGACCAGAAATGGGGGAATCCCCTGAGGGACTGGACCGGGGACCCACCGAACCTACCGACTGGAGCCCCCCGCAGTGAATGGGACCGGGGATGCCCCCCCAGCCGACCGACAGAGGACCCCCCCGAGCGCCCCACCCGGGGACAGCCCGGCCACACGGACCGCGGACCCCGCGAACCGGGACGGCGACCCCGCGACCGCTGCCCCCGCCCTTCCCCGGTCCGCCGGAGCCCCCCGGGCCGGGCAGAAGCGGCGCAGCAGCGGTtctgcggggccggggcgggggccggtACCGAGCAAACGGGGCGCGGCTGGAGGAGGaggcgccgccgctgcccccggggccgccggggcGCTGCTCGGGGCCGCCCGCAGCCGCCTTTGGCTTCCTGGTCCGCGCCGTCGGGGCGTGCTGAGCCCTCGGGGGACCCCCCTCGGACACGCGGAACCGGTTCTGGAACCCCCCGGGACACACGGAACTGGAACGGGGACTCCCCAAACTGGTGCGGGGCCCCCCCGATGGAACTGAACGGGCACACGCGGACTCTCGGGGCTCCCGGTGGGGCACTCTCCCCCTCCCCGGTGACCACCGCGCTTGGAGGGGCTCCAGGCTGGCCCTGCCCCCCCGACCCCCCTTAA
- the NACC1 gene encoding LOW QUALITY PROTEIN: nucleus accumbens-associated protein 1 (The sequence of the model RefSeq protein was modified relative to this genomic sequence to represent the inferred CDS: deleted 2 bases in 2 codons), which yields MAQTLQMEIPNFGNSILECLNEQRLQGLFCDVSVVVKGHAFKAHRAVLAASSSYFRDLFHSSKSAVVELPAAVQPQSFQQILSFCYTGRLSMNVGDQFLLMYTAGFLQIQEIMEKGTEFFLKVSSPSCDSQGLHGDDTPGSEPQSPVAQTSAAQGWAAALPLVSRVKTEQGEPDGVQCTFVVKRLWDGAPKDAGGNGSRKMAKFSEAAPRPPQPPGTAAAPAPAPAPAPGAAADQTSPGGTSSAYTSDSPGSFHNEEDEEEDAGEEGSDEQYRQICNMYTMYSMMNVGPAAAEKVEALPEQPPPEPRARARLRQDLASLPAELVTQIGNRCHPKLYDEGDPAEKLELVTGTNVYITRAQLMNCHVSAGTRHKVLLRRLLASFFDRNTLANSCGTGIRSSTNDPSRKPLDSRVLHAVKFYCQNFAPNFKESEMNAIAADMCTNARRVVRKSWIPKLKLLMAEGDSYTSFINDTGKLEPDIMGPEPPFEAGGPEPEGGPAGEGLQ from the exons aTGGCGCAGACGCTGCAGATGGAGATCCCCAACTTCGGGAACAGCATCCTGGAGTGCCTGAACGAGCAGCGGCTGCAGGGGCTCTTCTGCGACGTGTCCGTGGTGGTCAAGGGCCACGCCTTCAAGGCCCACCGGGCCGTGCTGGCCGCCAGCAGCTCCTACTTCCGAGACCTGTTCCACAGCTCCAAGAGCGCCGTGGTGGAGCTGCCGGCGGCCGTGCAGCCCCAGTCCTTCCAGCAAATCCTCAGCTTCTGCTACACCGGCCGCCTCAGCATGAACGTGGGCGACCAGTTCCTGCTCATGTACACGGCCGGCTTTCTGCAGATCCAGGAGATCATGGAGAAGGGCACTGAGTTCTTCCTCAAGGTCAGCTCGCCCAGCTGCGACTCGCAGGGGCTGCACGGCGACGACACGCCGGGCTCGGAGCCGCAGAGCCCGGTGGCCCAGACCTCGGCGGCACAGGGCTGGGCGGCCGCGCTGCCGCTGGTGTCGCGGGTCAAGACGGAGCAGGGTGAGCCCGACGGCGTCCAGTGCACCTTCGTGGTCAAGCGCCTCTGGGACGGGGCCCCCAAGGATGCCGGTGGCAACGGCAGCCGCAAAATGGCCAAATTCTCCGAGgcggcgccgcgcccgccgcagccgcccGGCACCGCTGCCGCCCCGGCCCCTGCACCCGCCCCGGCGCCCGGCGCGGCCGCTGACCAGACCAGCCCCGGGGGCACGTCCAGCGCCTACACGAGCGACAGCCCTGGCTCGTTCCACAatgaggaggacgaggaggaggatgcGGGCGAGGAAGGCTCGGACGAGCAGTACCGGCAGATCTGCAACATGTACACCATGTACAGCATGATGAACGTGGGGCCCGCAG CCGCAGAGAAGGTGGAGGCCCTGCCTGAGCAG CCCCCCCCCGAGCCCCGGGCCCGCGCCCGCCTGCGCCAGGACCTGGCGTCGCTGCCGGCCGAGCTCGTCACCCAGATTGGCAACCGCTGCCAC CCCAAGCTCTACGACGAGGGCGACCCCGCCGAGAAGCTGGAGCTCGTCACCG gcaccaACGTGTACATCACGCGGGCGCAGCTGATGAACTGCCACGTCAGCGCGGGCACGCGGCACAAGGTGCTGCTGCGCCGCCTCCTCGCCTCCTTCTTTGACCG GAAcacgctggccaacagctgtgGGACCGGCATCCGCTCATCCACCAACGATCCCAGCCGGAAGCCGCTGGACAGCCGGGTGCTGCACGCGGTCAAGT TTTACTGCCAGAACTTCGCACCCAACTTCAAGGAGAGCGAGATGAACGCCATCGCGGCCGACATGTGCACCAACGCGCGGCGCGTGGTGCGCAAGAGCTGGATCCCCAAGCTGAAGCTGCTCATGGCCGAGGGCGACTCCTACACCTCCTTCATCAACGACACCGGCAAGCTGGAGCCCGACATCATGGGCCCCGAGCCGCCCTTTGAGGCGGGGGGCCCCGAGCCCGAGGGGGGGCCTGCAGGGGAGGGGCTGCAGTGa
- the TRMT1 gene encoding tRNA (guanine(26)-N(2))-dimethyltransferase isoform X2 → MRGAARAAAALRTLRRGLLLPPTMDSASPNGFATPPGSGASPEGSAGPPQGEGGTPGTGETLITEGRATIVFPSANEVFYNPVQGFNRDLTCAVLTEFARLQLRPKGIQVILPGEEELGGSPPDPPEARDPQTPPETPRTARPGEACEGGLRVLEALAASGLRSVRFAQEVPGLRAIVASDCSARAAALMARNVARNGVGDLVTPRLADARMLMYQSKAEREPFDVIDLDPYGSPAPFLDAAVQAVSEGGLLCVTCTDMAVMAGNSAETCYSKYGAVSLKGKFCHEMALRIILHSLDLRANCYQRFVVPLLSVSADFYVRVFVRVFTGQAKVKASASKQALVFHCVGCGSHHLQRLGRATSHGSGFKYSVATGPPVGPTCEFCHQRHQVGGPVWAEPLHDPAFVEGVLVALERSPGRFSTEPRLRGMLSVIAEELSDVPLYYTLDGLSSTIRSNTPSLLQLRSALLHAGFRVSLSHACRNAVKTDAPPAVLWDIMRCWAKLHPVKRERLQDSSPAARILAVEPTLQASFALHEDANPGSRKRGLKRFPENPEAFWGPKARAKAGGDLSPSLQEKRERLQNKRRQRPDGAGLKQFPCKRFKEGSCPRGDQCCYSHEPPPAAPH, encoded by the exons ATGCGCGGGGCGGCGCGCGCGG ctgccGCCCTCAGGACCCTCCGCAGAGGCCTCCTGCTCCCCCCCACCATGGACAGCGCTTCCCCCAACGGCTTCGCGACCCCGCCGGGCTCGGGGGCGTCCCCGGAGGGGTCGGCGGGACCCCCTCAAGGCGAGGGGGGCACCCCCGGCACCGGCGAGACGCTGATCACCGAGGGCCGCGCCACCATCGTCTTCCCCAGCGCCAACGAGGTGTTCTATAACCCCGTGCAGGGCTTCAACCGCGACCTCAC CTGTGCCGTCCTGACGGAATTCGCGCGGCTGCAGCTGCGCCCCAAAGGAATTCAGG tcATCCTTCCAGgcgaggaggagctgggggggagCCCTCCGGACCCCCCCGAGGCCAGGGACCCCCAGACACCCCCCGAGACCCCACGGACAGCGCGGCCAGGAGAGGCCTGTGAG ggGGGCCTGCGGGTGCTGGAGGCCCTGGCGGCCTCAGGGCTCCGCTCAGTCCGCTTCGCCCAGGAGGTGCCGGGGCTCAGGGCCATCGTGGCCAGCGACTGCTCCGCGCGGGCGGCCGCGCTCATGGCCCGCAACGTGGCTCGCAACGGCGTCGGGGACCTCGTCACGCCCCGCCTGGCCGACGCCAg gATGTTGATGTACCAGAGCAAGGCCGAGCGGGAGCCGTTCGACGTCATTGACCTGGACCCCTACGGGAGCCCTGCGCCCTTCCTGGATGCGGCCGTGCAGGCCGTGAGCGAGGGGG ggctgctctgcgTGACCTGCACGGACATGGCGGTGATGGCCGGCAACAGCGCGGAGACCTGCTACAGCAAATACGGCGCCGTGTCCCTCAAGGGCAAGTTCTGCCACGAGATG GCCCTGCGGATCATCCTGCACAGCCTCGACCTCCGCGCCAACTGCTACCAGCGCTTCGTGGTGCCGCTGCTGTCGGTCAGCGCCGACTTCTACGTGCGCGTCTTCGTCAGGGTCTTCACGGGCCAGGCCAAGGTCAAGGCTTCGGCCAG CAAGCAGGCGCTGGTGTTCCACTGCGTGGGCTGCGGCTCCCACCACCTGCAGCGTCTGGGCAGGGCCACGAGCCACGGCAGCGG GTTCAAGTACAGCGTGGCCACGGGGCCACCCGTGGGTCCCACCTGTGAGTTCTGCCACCAACGCCACCAG GTGGGGGGCCCGGTGTGGGCCGAGCCCCTGCACGACCCCGCCTTTGTGGAGGGGGTGCTGGTGGCGCTGGAGCGGAGCCCCGGGCGCTTCTCGACGGAGCCGCGGCTGCGGGGGATGCTCAGCGTCATCGCCGAG gagctgagcgATGTCCCCCTGTACTACACCCTGGACGGGCTGAGCAGCACCATCCGCAGCAACACCCcgtccctgctgcagctcag GTCAGCCCTGCTGCACGCGGGGTTCCGGGTCTCGCTGTCCCACGCCTGCCGCAACGCTGTCAAGACGGACGCGCCGCCAGCCGTGCTCTGGGACATCATGCGCTGCTGG GCCAAGCTCCACCCAGTGAAGCGCGAGCGGCTCCAGGACTCCAGCCCGGCTGCCCGGATCCTCGCAGTGGAGCCCAC GCTCCAGGCTTCCTTCGCCCTCCACGAGGACGCCAACCCCGGCTCCCGCAAGCGCGGCCTGAAGCGATTCCCCGAGAACCCCGAGGCCTTTTGGGGTCCCAAGGCCAGGGCCAAGGCAGG GGGGGACCTCTCCCCGTCCCTGCAGGAGAAGCGGGAGCGGCTCCAGAACAAGCGGAGGCAGCGCCCGGACGGGGCTGGGCTGAAACAATTCCCCTGCAAACGCTTCAAGGAG GGCAGCTGTCCCCGAGGTGACCAGTGCTGCTACTCCCACGAGccccccccggccgccccccaTTAA
- the TRMT1 gene encoding tRNA (guanine(26)-N(2))-dimethyltransferase isoform X1 encodes MRGAARAAAAALRTLRRGLLLPPTMDSASPNGFATPPGSGASPEGSAGPPQGEGGTPGTGETLITEGRATIVFPSANEVFYNPVQGFNRDLTCAVLTEFARLQLRPKGIQVILPGEEELGGSPPDPPEARDPQTPPETPRTARPGEACEGGLRVLEALAASGLRSVRFAQEVPGLRAIVASDCSARAAALMARNVARNGVGDLVTPRLADARMLMYQSKAEREPFDVIDLDPYGSPAPFLDAAVQAVSEGGLLCVTCTDMAVMAGNSAETCYSKYGAVSLKGKFCHEMALRIILHSLDLRANCYQRFVVPLLSVSADFYVRVFVRVFTGQAKVKASASKQALVFHCVGCGSHHLQRLGRATSHGSGFKYSVATGPPVGPTCEFCHQRHQVGGPVWAEPLHDPAFVEGVLVALERSPGRFSTEPRLRGMLSVIAEELSDVPLYYTLDGLSSTIRSNTPSLLQLRSALLHAGFRVSLSHACRNAVKTDAPPAVLWDIMRCWAKLHPVKRERLQDSSPAARILAVEPTLQASFALHEDANPGSRKRGLKRFPENPEAFWGPKARAKAGGDLSPSLQEKRERLQNKRRQRPDGAGLKQFPCKRFKEGSCPRGDQCCYSHEPPPAAPH; translated from the exons ATGCGCGGGGCGGCGCGCGCGG cagctgccGCCCTCAGGACCCTCCGCAGAGGCCTCCTGCTCCCCCCCACCATGGACAGCGCTTCCCCCAACGGCTTCGCGACCCCGCCGGGCTCGGGGGCGTCCCCGGAGGGGTCGGCGGGACCCCCTCAAGGCGAGGGGGGCACCCCCGGCACCGGCGAGACGCTGATCACCGAGGGCCGCGCCACCATCGTCTTCCCCAGCGCCAACGAGGTGTTCTATAACCCCGTGCAGGGCTTCAACCGCGACCTCAC CTGTGCCGTCCTGACGGAATTCGCGCGGCTGCAGCTGCGCCCCAAAGGAATTCAGG tcATCCTTCCAGgcgaggaggagctgggggggagCCCTCCGGACCCCCCCGAGGCCAGGGACCCCCAGACACCCCCCGAGACCCCACGGACAGCGCGGCCAGGAGAGGCCTGTGAG ggGGGCCTGCGGGTGCTGGAGGCCCTGGCGGCCTCAGGGCTCCGCTCAGTCCGCTTCGCCCAGGAGGTGCCGGGGCTCAGGGCCATCGTGGCCAGCGACTGCTCCGCGCGGGCGGCCGCGCTCATGGCCCGCAACGTGGCTCGCAACGGCGTCGGGGACCTCGTCACGCCCCGCCTGGCCGACGCCAg gATGTTGATGTACCAGAGCAAGGCCGAGCGGGAGCCGTTCGACGTCATTGACCTGGACCCCTACGGGAGCCCTGCGCCCTTCCTGGATGCGGCCGTGCAGGCCGTGAGCGAGGGGG ggctgctctgcgTGACCTGCACGGACATGGCGGTGATGGCCGGCAACAGCGCGGAGACCTGCTACAGCAAATACGGCGCCGTGTCCCTCAAGGGCAAGTTCTGCCACGAGATG GCCCTGCGGATCATCCTGCACAGCCTCGACCTCCGCGCCAACTGCTACCAGCGCTTCGTGGTGCCGCTGCTGTCGGTCAGCGCCGACTTCTACGTGCGCGTCTTCGTCAGGGTCTTCACGGGCCAGGCCAAGGTCAAGGCTTCGGCCAG CAAGCAGGCGCTGGTGTTCCACTGCGTGGGCTGCGGCTCCCACCACCTGCAGCGTCTGGGCAGGGCCACGAGCCACGGCAGCGG GTTCAAGTACAGCGTGGCCACGGGGCCACCCGTGGGTCCCACCTGTGAGTTCTGCCACCAACGCCACCAG GTGGGGGGCCCGGTGTGGGCCGAGCCCCTGCACGACCCCGCCTTTGTGGAGGGGGTGCTGGTGGCGCTGGAGCGGAGCCCCGGGCGCTTCTCGACGGAGCCGCGGCTGCGGGGGATGCTCAGCGTCATCGCCGAG gagctgagcgATGTCCCCCTGTACTACACCCTGGACGGGCTGAGCAGCACCATCCGCAGCAACACCCcgtccctgctgcagctcag GTCAGCCCTGCTGCACGCGGGGTTCCGGGTCTCGCTGTCCCACGCCTGCCGCAACGCTGTCAAGACGGACGCGCCGCCAGCCGTGCTCTGGGACATCATGCGCTGCTGG GCCAAGCTCCACCCAGTGAAGCGCGAGCGGCTCCAGGACTCCAGCCCGGCTGCCCGGATCCTCGCAGTGGAGCCCAC GCTCCAGGCTTCCTTCGCCCTCCACGAGGACGCCAACCCCGGCTCCCGCAAGCGCGGCCTGAAGCGATTCCCCGAGAACCCCGAGGCCTTTTGGGGTCCCAAGGCCAGGGCCAAGGCAGG GGGGGACCTCTCCCCGTCCCTGCAGGAGAAGCGGGAGCGGCTCCAGAACAAGCGGAGGCAGCGCCCGGACGGGGCTGGGCTGAAACAATTCCCCTGCAAACGCTTCAAGGAG GGCAGCTGTCCCCGAGGTGACCAGTGCTGCTACTCCCACGAGccccccccggccgccccccaTTAA
- the TRMT1 gene encoding tRNA (guanine(26)-N(2))-dimethyltransferase isoform X3, with the protein MDSASPNGFATPPGSGASPEGSAGPPQGEGGTPGTGETLITEGRATIVFPSANEVFYNPVQGFNRDLTCAVLTEFARLQLRPKGIQVILPGEEELGGSPPDPPEARDPQTPPETPRTARPGEACEGGLRVLEALAASGLRSVRFAQEVPGLRAIVASDCSARAAALMARNVARNGVGDLVTPRLADARMLMYQSKAEREPFDVIDLDPYGSPAPFLDAAVQAVSEGGLLCVTCTDMAVMAGNSAETCYSKYGAVSLKGKFCHEMALRIILHSLDLRANCYQRFVVPLLSVSADFYVRVFVRVFTGQAKVKASASKQALVFHCVGCGSHHLQRLGRATSHGSGFKYSVATGPPVGPTCEFCHQRHQVGGPVWAEPLHDPAFVEGVLVALERSPGRFSTEPRLRGMLSVIAEELSDVPLYYTLDGLSSTIRSNTPSLLQLRSALLHAGFRVSLSHACRNAVKTDAPPAVLWDIMRCWAKLHPVKRERLQDSSPAARILAVEPTLQASFALHEDANPGSRKRGLKRFPENPEAFWGPKARAKAGGDLSPSLQEKRERLQNKRRQRPDGAGLKQFPCKRFKEGSCPRGDQCCYSHEPPPAAPH; encoded by the exons ATGGACAGCGCTTCCCCCAACGGCTTCGCGACCCCGCCGGGCTCGGGGGCGTCCCCGGAGGGGTCGGCGGGACCCCCTCAAGGCGAGGGGGGCACCCCCGGCACCGGCGAGACGCTGATCACCGAGGGCCGCGCCACCATCGTCTTCCCCAGCGCCAACGAGGTGTTCTATAACCCCGTGCAGGGCTTCAACCGCGACCTCAC CTGTGCCGTCCTGACGGAATTCGCGCGGCTGCAGCTGCGCCCCAAAGGAATTCAGG tcATCCTTCCAGgcgaggaggagctgggggggagCCCTCCGGACCCCCCCGAGGCCAGGGACCCCCAGACACCCCCCGAGACCCCACGGACAGCGCGGCCAGGAGAGGCCTGTGAG ggGGGCCTGCGGGTGCTGGAGGCCCTGGCGGCCTCAGGGCTCCGCTCAGTCCGCTTCGCCCAGGAGGTGCCGGGGCTCAGGGCCATCGTGGCCAGCGACTGCTCCGCGCGGGCGGCCGCGCTCATGGCCCGCAACGTGGCTCGCAACGGCGTCGGGGACCTCGTCACGCCCCGCCTGGCCGACGCCAg gATGTTGATGTACCAGAGCAAGGCCGAGCGGGAGCCGTTCGACGTCATTGACCTGGACCCCTACGGGAGCCCTGCGCCCTTCCTGGATGCGGCCGTGCAGGCCGTGAGCGAGGGGG ggctgctctgcgTGACCTGCACGGACATGGCGGTGATGGCCGGCAACAGCGCGGAGACCTGCTACAGCAAATACGGCGCCGTGTCCCTCAAGGGCAAGTTCTGCCACGAGATG GCCCTGCGGATCATCCTGCACAGCCTCGACCTCCGCGCCAACTGCTACCAGCGCTTCGTGGTGCCGCTGCTGTCGGTCAGCGCCGACTTCTACGTGCGCGTCTTCGTCAGGGTCTTCACGGGCCAGGCCAAGGTCAAGGCTTCGGCCAG CAAGCAGGCGCTGGTGTTCCACTGCGTGGGCTGCGGCTCCCACCACCTGCAGCGTCTGGGCAGGGCCACGAGCCACGGCAGCGG GTTCAAGTACAGCGTGGCCACGGGGCCACCCGTGGGTCCCACCTGTGAGTTCTGCCACCAACGCCACCAG GTGGGGGGCCCGGTGTGGGCCGAGCCCCTGCACGACCCCGCCTTTGTGGAGGGGGTGCTGGTGGCGCTGGAGCGGAGCCCCGGGCGCTTCTCGACGGAGCCGCGGCTGCGGGGGATGCTCAGCGTCATCGCCGAG gagctgagcgATGTCCCCCTGTACTACACCCTGGACGGGCTGAGCAGCACCATCCGCAGCAACACCCcgtccctgctgcagctcag GTCAGCCCTGCTGCACGCGGGGTTCCGGGTCTCGCTGTCCCACGCCTGCCGCAACGCTGTCAAGACGGACGCGCCGCCAGCCGTGCTCTGGGACATCATGCGCTGCTGG GCCAAGCTCCACCCAGTGAAGCGCGAGCGGCTCCAGGACTCCAGCCCGGCTGCCCGGATCCTCGCAGTGGAGCCCAC GCTCCAGGCTTCCTTCGCCCTCCACGAGGACGCCAACCCCGGCTCCCGCAAGCGCGGCCTGAAGCGATTCCCCGAGAACCCCGAGGCCTTTTGGGGTCCCAAGGCCAGGGCCAAGGCAGG GGGGGACCTCTCCCCGTCCCTGCAGGAGAAGCGGGAGCGGCTCCAGAACAAGCGGAGGCAGCGCCCGGACGGGGCTGGGCTGAAACAATTCCCCTGCAAACGCTTCAAGGAG GGCAGCTGTCCCCGAGGTGACCAGTGCTGCTACTCCCACGAGccccccccggccgccccccaTTAA